One Agelaius phoeniceus isolate bAgePho1 chromosome 7, bAgePho1.hap1, whole genome shotgun sequence DNA segment encodes these proteins:
- the R3HDM1 gene encoding R3H domain-containing protein 1 isoform X11, with the protein MRMSDILTVKDETDAMKGSEAEFKDTDPVENLKKSGSEEEIQVEKDENCPDNKNNMPEKIQIQLSQSFEKEEKPAKDESEKEKSSDKLSRKMLSRDSSQEYTDSTGIDLHEFLVNTLKNNPRDRMMLLKLEQEILDFIGNNEVPRKKFPPMTSYHRMLLHRVAAYFGLEHNVDQSGKSVIVNKTSNTRIPDQKFCEHIKDEKSDDFQKRYILKRDNSSLDKDDNQMRIRLKDDRRSKSIEEREEEYQRARERIFAQDSLCSQENYFTDKRIQEEETNSTQQRRQILRINKEASGRSANSHQSSTETEPRPWSSTDSDSSLRNLKPAVTKASSFSGISVLSRGDSSASSKSTGRLSKTGQPFLNPDGTPVVYNPPLPQQPGRSQVPGAAPQPALPSPSQHQPGANPILSQQDNLGSQFSHLSLARQPAAEGAEPGPALFQPGVVLQPPQQPGFILAAAPAAPPAAPPAPAPPYSGPAHAVGQPVLPQQGYVQQPVPQMAPCYCTPSQYPHSSQQYRPVSVHYSTQQSQALPQPGQQTGYQILPNQQQNYQGLVGVQQSQNQNLVSGQHNNIGNQIQGVIVPYPSVPSYQVSVPQGSQAVPQQTFQQPVIIPSQSSQGLPTTGMPVYYSVIPSGQQNNLSSSVGYLQPPGSEQIQFPRTSSPCNSQQLQGQQCAAVAPPPAGGVVMMQLNVPGSAAPRNPSPPQRRAGKYYCEHPRGHKGTEISTLDGAAQLQHSPQLGSPATSPAQSPAPAQLSNMKNIRPTLAPLSIVSQFSRPFVPGQGDARYPLLGQPLQYNPSLLRGQVTSQQCQPGNRHGNRGKKPAKKAASADLGAGEPVVGKVLEITELPEGITRMEAEKLFGELLKVGAKIRWLRDSQCLQQQQQQQRRFCGDGGAGDLASSYTVLAAFPSMAAAQSALKRQSGSAGSKFRLRSSRKHHELHGLERASSQ; encoded by the exons GAGAAAATTCAGATCCAGTTGTCGCAGTcttttgaaaaagaagaaaaacctgcAAAAGATgaatcagaaaaggaaaaatccagTGATAAACTGTCCAGAAAAATGTTATCAAGAG ATTCCAGCCAGGAGTATACAGATTCCACTGGTATAGATCTTCAtgaatttttagtaaatacattaaaaaacaaTCCCAG ggaCAGAATGATGCTGCTGAAATTAGAACAGGAAATTTTAGATTTCATTGGTAATAATGA AGTACCAAGAAAAAAGTTTCCCCCAATGACATCTTACCATAGAATGCTGTTGCACAGGGTAGCTGCTTACTTTGGATTAGAGCACAACGTGGACCAGAGTGGGAAGTCAGTGATAGTAAATAAAACTAGCAATACAAGAAT ACCTGACCAAAAGTTTTGTGAGCATATAAAGGATGAGAAGAGCGATGACTTCCAGAAGCGGTACATCCTTAAGAGAGATAACTCTAGTTTAGACAAAGATGACAACCAG ATGAGAATACGATTAAAAGATGACAGAAGAAGTAAATCTATAGAAGAACGTGAAGAAGAATATCAGAGAGCTAGAGAAAGGATATTTGCACAAGAT TCCCTGTGTTCCCAAGAGAATTATTTCACTGATAAAAG AATCCAGGAGGAAGAAACTAATAGTACACAACAAAGACGACAGATACTTAG AATCAATAAGGAGGCATCGGGGAGATCGGCCAACAGCCACCAGAGCAGCACGGAGACGGAGCCGCGGCCCTGGAGCAGCACGGACTCCGACAGCTCCCTGCGCAACCTGAAACCCGCCGTCACCAAGGCCAGCAGCTTCAGCGGCATCTCGGTGCTGAGCCGcggggacagctctgccagcagcaagaGCACGGGCAGGCTGTCCAAAACAG GTCAGCCGTTCCTCAATCCCGACGGCACTCCGGTGGTGTACAACCCTCCCCTGCCTCAGCAGCCTGGTAGGAGCCaagtgcctggagctgcacctcagccagccctgcccagccccagccagcaccAGCCCGGAGCCAACCCCATCCTCTCACAG CAAGACAACCTGGGATCGCAGTTCAGCCACCTGAGCCTGGCGCGGCAGCCGGCGGCGGAGGGCGcggagccgggcccggcgctgtTCCAGCCCGGCGTGGTGCTGCAGCCCCCGCAGCAGCCGGGCTTCATCCTGGCCGCCGCGCCCGCAGCGCCGCCCGCAGCGccgcccgcgcccgccccgccctaCTCGGGCCCCGCGCACGCCGTGGGCCAGCCCGTGCTCCCGCAGCAGGGATACGTGCAGCAGCCCGTGCCACAG ATGGCGCCGTGTTACTGCACCCCCAGCCAGTACCCGCACTCCAGCCAGCAGTACCGCCCCGTGTCTGTCCACTACAGCAcgcagcagagccaggccctgccccagcctggccagcagACAG GTTACCAGATTTTGCCCAACCAGCAGCAAAACTACCAGGGTTTAGTTGGAGTTCAGCAGTCTCAGAATCAAAATCTAGTCAGTGGCCAACACAACAACATTGGGAATCAAATTCAAGGTGTGATTGTTCCATATCCCTCAGTGCCATCTTATCAG GTTTCGGTGCCTCAAGGTTCCCAAGCAGTGCCCCAGCAGACGTTTCAGCAGCCTGTTATAATTCCCAGCCAGTCCAGCCAAGGGCTGCCCACCACAGGAATGCCAGTGTACTACAGTGTCATTCCATCAGGCCAACAGAACAATCTAAG TTCATCTGTAGGATATTTGCAGCCTCCTGGATCAGAGCAGATACAGTTTCCTAGAACATCATCACCATGCAACTCACAGCAGCTTCAAGGACAGCAGTGTGCAG CCGtggcgccgccgcccgccggggGGGTGGTGATGATGCAGCTCAACGTGCCCGGCAGCGCCGCGCCGCGGAACCCGTCCCCGCCGCAGAGGAGAGCGGGCAAGTACTACTGTGAGCACCCCCGCGGGCACAAGGGCACGGAAATCAGCACTTTAGACGGTGCTGCGCAG CTGCAGCATAGTCCTCAACTGGGCAGCCCTGCCACCTCACCAGCCCAATCAccagcaccagcccagctgTCCAACATGAAGAACATCCGTCCCACACTGGCACCTCTTTCTATCGTGTCCCAGTTTtctagaccttttgtccctggacAAG GAGATGCCAGATACCCATTGCTTGGCCAACCCCTGCAATACAATCCATCTTTGTTACGTGGACAAGTAACAAGCCAACAG TGTCAGCCTGGAAACAGACATGGAAACAGGGGCAAGAAACCAGCAAAGAAGGCTGCTTCAGCAGATCTTGGTGCAGGAGAACCAG ttgTGGGGAAAGTTCTAGAAATTACTGAGCTGCCCGAAGGCATCACTCGTATGGAAGCAGAGAAGCTCTTTGGAGAACTGTTGAAGGTGGGTGCCAAGATCCGGTGGCTGCGGGAttcccagtgcctgcagcagcagcagcagcagcagcggcggttCTGCGGGGACGGCGGCGCCGGGGACTTGGCCTCCAGCTACACGGTGCTGGCCGCCTTCCCCAGCATGGCGGCCGCGCAGAGCGCGCTCAAGAGGCAGAGCGGCAGCGCGGGCAGCAAGTTCcgcctgaggagcagcaggaagcacCACGAGCTGCACGGCCTGGAGAGGGCCAGCTCGCAGTAG
- the R3HDM1 gene encoding R3H domain-containing protein 1 isoform X10: MLLTSTTQCTLARLSGVGVGDCRAVNSETFKRKRPDQKFCEHIKDEKSDDFQKRYILKRDNSSLDKDDNQMRIRLKDDRRSKSIEEREEEYQRARERIFAQDSLCSQENYFTDKRIQEEETNSTQQRRQILRINKEASGRSANSHQSSTETEPRPWSSTDSDSSLRNLKPAVTKASSFSGISVLSRGDSSASSKSTGRLSKTGSESSSSVGSSTGSLSHSQQPLPVPALSQPSPGTPAVYPSVSSSNSLSFDGGMSGQVAPAASSSFFLLPLEAAGIPPGSVLVNPQTGQPFLNPDGTPVVYNPPLPQQPGRSQVPGAAPQPALPSPSQHQPGANPILSQPLRALQPSSQPVQYSAVSYPPPLLPASSAQQYSVQDNLGSQFSHLSLARQPAAEGAEPGPALFQPGVVLQPPQQPGFILAAAPAAPPAAPPAPAPPYSGPAHAVGQPVLPQQGYVQQPVPQMAPCYCTPSQYPHSSQQYRPVSVHYSTQQSQALPQPGQQTGYQILPNQQQNYQGLVGVQQSQNQNLVSGQHNNIGNQIQGVIVPYPSVPSYQVSVPQGSQAVPQQTFQQPVIIPSQSSQGLPTTGMPVYYSVIPSGQQNNLSSSVGYLQPPGSEQIQFPRTSSPCNSQQLQGQQCAVYSNHSSQKPSPPTLLPPSSKSKPQQAASIVHYSIVSPPSSCKSSPTGLSIMQPKKAVAPPPAGGVVMMQLNVPGSAAPRNPSPPQRRAGKYYCEHPRGHKGTEISTLDGAAQLQHSPQLGSPATSPAQSPAPAQLSNMKNIRPTLAPLSIVSQFSRPFVPGQGDARYPLLGQPLQYNPSLLRGQVTSQQCQPGNRHGNRGKKPAKKAASADLGAGEPVVGKVLEITELPEGITRMEAEKLFGELLKVGAKIRWLRDSQCLQQQQQQQRRFCGDGGAGDLASSYTVLAAFPSMAAAQSALKRQSGSAGSKFRLRSSRKHHELHGLERASSQ, from the exons ATGTTACTGACATCAACCACCCAGTGCACACTGGCACGTCTCAGTGGAGTGGGAGTTGGTGATTGCAGGGCAGTAAATTCAGAGACCTTTAAAAGAAAGAG ACCTGACCAAAAGTTTTGTGAGCATATAAAGGATGAGAAGAGCGATGACTTCCAGAAGCGGTACATCCTTAAGAGAGATAACTCTAGTTTAGACAAAGATGACAACCAG ATGAGAATACGATTAAAAGATGACAGAAGAAGTAAATCTATAGAAGAACGTGAAGAAGAATATCAGAGAGCTAGAGAAAGGATATTTGCACAAGAT TCCCTGTGTTCCCAAGAGAATTATTTCACTGATAAAAG AATCCAGGAGGAAGAAACTAATAGTACACAACAAAGACGACAGATACTTAG AATCAATAAGGAGGCATCGGGGAGATCGGCCAACAGCCACCAGAGCAGCACGGAGACGGAGCCGCGGCCCTGGAGCAGCACGGACTCCGACAGCTCCCTGCGCAACCTGAAACCCGCCGTCACCAAGGCCAGCAGCTTCAGCGGCATCTCGGTGCTGAGCCGcggggacagctctgccagcagcaagaGCACGGGCAGGCTGTCCAAAACAG GTTCAGAATCTTCTAGTAGTGTAGGGTCCTCCACGGGTTCTCTCTCTCACAGCCagcagcctcttccagtgccagCTCTAAGCCAGCCCTCCCCTGGCACGCCTGCCGTGTATCCAAGTGTCAGCTCTAGTAACTCTCTTTCCTTTGATGGTGGCATGAGCGGGCAAGTGGCACCTGCTGCTAGCAGCAgcttctttctgcttcccttGGAAGCAGCGGGCATCCCGCCTGGCAGTGTGCTGGTCAACCCTCAAACAG GTCAGCCGTTCCTCAATCCCGACGGCACTCCGGTGGTGTACAACCCTCCCCTGCCTCAGCAGCCTGGTAGGAGCCaagtgcctggagctgcacctcagccagccctgcccagccccagccagcaccAGCCCGGAGCCAACCCCATCCTCTCACAG CCTCTGCGGGCTCTGCAGCCTTCCTCCCAGCCTGTCCAGTACTCTGCAGTGTCGTACCCACCCCCGCTCCTGCCAGCCTCCTCTGCACAGCAATACTCTGTG CAAGACAACCTGGGATCGCAGTTCAGCCACCTGAGCCTGGCGCGGCAGCCGGCGGCGGAGGGCGcggagccgggcccggcgctgtTCCAGCCCGGCGTGGTGCTGCAGCCCCCGCAGCAGCCGGGCTTCATCCTGGCCGCCGCGCCCGCAGCGCCGCCCGCAGCGccgcccgcgcccgccccgccctaCTCGGGCCCCGCGCACGCCGTGGGCCAGCCCGTGCTCCCGCAGCAGGGATACGTGCAGCAGCCCGTGCCACAG ATGGCGCCGTGTTACTGCACCCCCAGCCAGTACCCGCACTCCAGCCAGCAGTACCGCCCCGTGTCTGTCCACTACAGCAcgcagcagagccaggccctgccccagcctggccagcagACAG GTTACCAGATTTTGCCCAACCAGCAGCAAAACTACCAGGGTTTAGTTGGAGTTCAGCAGTCTCAGAATCAAAATCTAGTCAGTGGCCAACACAACAACATTGGGAATCAAATTCAAGGTGTGATTGTTCCATATCCCTCAGTGCCATCTTATCAG GTTTCGGTGCCTCAAGGTTCCCAAGCAGTGCCCCAGCAGACGTTTCAGCAGCCTGTTATAATTCCCAGCCAGTCCAGCCAAGGGCTGCCCACCACAGGAATGCCAGTGTACTACAGTGTCATTCCATCAGGCCAACAGAACAATCTAAG TTCATCTGTAGGATATTTGCAGCCTCCTGGATCAGAGCAGATACAGTTTCCTAGAACATCATCACCATGCAACTCACAGCAGCTTCAAGGACAGCAGTGTGCAG TTTATAGCAACCATTCAAGTCAGAAGCCATCACCTCCTACATTATTGCCACCTTCATCCAAGTCAAAGCCACAGCAGGCTGCTTCCATTGTGCACTACAGCATAGTGTCTCCACCCTCATCATGTAAAAGTTCACCCACTGGTCTTTCCATCATGCAGCCAAAAAAAG CCGtggcgccgccgcccgccggggGGGTGGTGATGATGCAGCTCAACGTGCCCGGCAGCGCCGCGCCGCGGAACCCGTCCCCGCCGCAGAGGAGAGCGGGCAAGTACTACTGTGAGCACCCCCGCGGGCACAAGGGCACGGAAATCAGCACTTTAGACGGTGCTGCGCAG CTGCAGCATAGTCCTCAACTGGGCAGCCCTGCCACCTCACCAGCCCAATCAccagcaccagcccagctgTCCAACATGAAGAACATCCGTCCCACACTGGCACCTCTTTCTATCGTGTCCCAGTTTtctagaccttttgtccctggacAAG GAGATGCCAGATACCCATTGCTTGGCCAACCCCTGCAATACAATCCATCTTTGTTACGTGGACAAGTAACAAGCCAACAG TGTCAGCCTGGAAACAGACATGGAAACAGGGGCAAGAAACCAGCAAAGAAGGCTGCTTCAGCAGATCTTGGTGCAGGAGAACCAG ttgTGGGGAAAGTTCTAGAAATTACTGAGCTGCCCGAAGGCATCACTCGTATGGAAGCAGAGAAGCTCTTTGGAGAACTGTTGAAGGTGGGTGCCAAGATCCGGTGGCTGCGGGAttcccagtgcctgcagcagcagcagcagcagcagcggcggttCTGCGGGGACGGCGGCGCCGGGGACTTGGCCTCCAGCTACACGGTGCTGGCCGCCTTCCCCAGCATGGCGGCCGCGCAGAGCGCGCTCAAGAGGCAGAGCGGCAGCGCGGGCAGCAAGTTCcgcctgaggagcagcaggaagcacCACGAGCTGCACGGCCTGGAGAGGGCCAGCTCGCAGTAG